The region TCCTGCAAGGAAACAGAGGAGAGTCAGCCCAAGAACAGCACCATTCAAGCCAAACTTCCTAATGTTATTCTAGCATTGCAGATCTCTTTAACCGTGGAGAGAAAAATCCAGCTTCATCTCAGCTTTCAAATACACTGAGGCCTGAATGATCCTTGGTTCAAGTACAGGTTTATTGTCTCAGCAGCATTTGTGACACAGAGAAATTCCAACTTTGGTACCAGTATAAGGGACAGACAATTAGAAGACTGAAACAAAGAACCGAGCAaagttccattttatttctggcCTTGCCACAGACTCTGGGGGTGACGTCGGACATGTCACAATATTTGTGGACCGTGTTTCCCCAGGATGACATGAAGACTTTTTGCTGTGCCATAAAAACTACAGAATCGTAGAACgcttttggttggaaaagacctttaagatcatcgagtccaaccattaacccgACACTATCAAGTCTAcctctaacccatgtccctaagaacttcatccCCGTGTTTTATTCAACCCCTCTGGGGggctgttccaatgcccgacaatcttttcagtgaataattttttcctaatatccaacctaagcctcccctggtgcaacttgaggccatttcctctcatcctataaATTAACTTACTATTTACAACATGCTTTGGCCTCCAAGCTGGATCTCTAAAATTCTAATAATAATGGGAATACTCATCCCTTCTGAAAAGTCAGAGGCTGCGTTCAGACATACTGACAGCATAGTAGGTAAAAGAAACACCAACTCCTCTGGTTAGAAAAGGCAGACAGGTTTATGAGTGCACACCCTCCTCCTTATTTCACAGCtggaacaacagaaaattaagtCCAAAGTCATTCGGGGTGCTACAGGTAAAACCTGGAGCAGGATGCACTTCCCTAGTCCCAGTCCCAATGCTCCTCCCACCGGACCGCACCATCTATCACCTTCCTCTCCATCACCCAATCCAGGAGGACAGTATTGAAACAAGACTGGTATAAGCTACATCACTCTTGGCCCTTTGTTCGTTTCACAGTTTGTTGGAAGTTATTTTACCTTTGTTCCAGGAATCAGAGGGGGAAAAGTCCAATTTTGGAGTGGGTGGGAgctggaaagagagaaggagagagaaaaaagatcaGCACTTGAGGGGTTTCACATATAACAGGACTCGCATCACCTTGGAGAAGCCTCTTGACCTCATCTCAAAGATACTTGAGTGCCTACTCTCCGTAAGTCTCAAAAGGGATCAGACTTAAAGTCTGGACTTTGCTCTTTGCCCCAGTATAAAGTGGGTGCAGAAGGTGGTAACTTATCATTTGGGTGCTCCTGAAAACTCATCTCCATGGCTGCCTCCTCACAGTTACCTGTTAGTTTAGAATACGCTCTAAtatgaaaactgcttttcaaacTTTCAGCAAAGGCTCCTCTGGTTCTGAGGATTTTAAACACTAAGAATTACTCAAAGGGCCTCTTCAGATGAACTGTAAACAGCTTGAGAAATTAGGAGGAGGatcttttcattaattttttaaaagcatgtagGATCCTTCAAAAGAAGCTTAGGAATACCACTACCTAGTGAAGTATCTTGCAGAGCACGTTTGCAATCCCCTAGTTACCCCTTCTCCTTTGAAACAACATCTGTGAGCGATGTCTCTCccctaaatttaaaattttatcctCCTTCCATTTCGATCctcctcaaaatattttcaatgtgAAATCCAGCTTCAACAGCAAAGCCCCTGCCAGCATTGCTGGAACCGGAACATCGCCCCAGTGTTTTCTCCTCCTCGTTCAAAGAACGTGCTTGTTTTGTTGGCTGTTGCCACCTGCGCAGTCCTCACCTCCCAGCCTATGTAATTCGTCCACTCCTGGACGGCGGGCGGCAGCGCTGCTCGAGCTTTCTGGAGAGCTTCAGCACCCTGGGCGCCgctgcccagcagcccctgctcgTACACCACGAACACGGCGGCTCCAGCCACGCCGCCCTTGACGACAAACCTGAAAGAATCAAACGGCGCAACAGTTCAGTTCACAACACGATGATCAACGCACCTTGGGAGCTGTGACCATCAAAGGGGGAGTGCTGAGAAAGAAATCTGAGGGTCACAAATATGCTGCTGTAATGTCTTATTGCAGACAAAAAGCGGCAGAAAAAATACGTAGCtaccttcctttttcttcctagGCAAACTATCCCCCGTCAACCCCTTGAAACCGTCCCCATTCACATTTTATCAGTGacagttttcaagaaaaaacGAGAAAGTGTCAAACAGCTCAGACTACGCACCAGTTTTTAAAGTCTGAGAATCACTGGCATGTACCTTTGATAAAAGGAACTAAGTGATTTCGCAGTGGGTTTAACATCCATGTTAATGATGCGGTTCTTGCTGTCTTGCTAATAAGTAATGTGATTAATCTGACAGACACCAAGACCTTGTTAAGCTCATTACAGCCCAGTTAACACCTGGCCAGGCCTGTTCCTGCATTGCCCAGGCTCCTAAAGTTCCCCATAGGCTGCACGGGCTGCAAACACCAGTCTGGATGGGCAACCTGCAAAACGGGAGACAGGAGGAGAATATTTGACCTGTAGTTACTTTTTCATTATAGAGAAGAGATCTGAGGAAACTGTCTTTTTCAAATTCACAGAGCAGAGAGTTGtttcccctttaaaaaaaacctattgTACacctaggggaaaaaaaccaaccaacaaaccacacaTACACTTGCCCGACAGCACTAATGCAGTTGCAGAACATATGGCAGGTACCGCCGTCGAGAGAGGCAAGACAAAAAATCCACGCTTTCACaattattttggggaaaagggatttttctgtTAATGACGTCCTGCTCCCCCAGGAGCCCCTTCCCCCCAGCGCTGCGGGGGCTGCAGgtccagctctgcaggggctcCCTCGGCCGGGATTCCCCGCCGGCAGCTGTGTTCCCGCCGCCCTGACGAGGCCGCCGGTTCCCGCCGCCGTGAGGAGACACACGGACATGGCGGCCGAGGGAGGTCAAGGGCGCCGCGCCGCAAGGCCGGGCGCCACGGAAACAGGCCCGGCAGAGCCGGCGGCCGCCCTGTgcgcggcgggccgggccgggcggtgcatgcggggcccgggggggggtGCCGGGCCGGGCTCTccgggcagcgcggccgcgggGACTCACTTGACGGCGGGGAAGAGCCGGGCGGCCATGGCTGCCGCGGGGGCCTCCGGGAGCCGGTCACGTGGCCGGGGAAGCGCGGCGGCTCCGCCTAtccccgccggcccccggcggTTGCCATGGCAGCCGGGCCGGCGCTCGGCGGGGGGGCGTGGCCGCCGCGCGCCCTGCGCGCTTCGCGGGTCCGCGCGGCGCCGGTTCCCGCCCGTTGCGCTCGCGTCCCCGGCGCCGGTTTCGCGCTGCCCCGGCGGCCCGGGCCCGGCTGCTGCTcggccgggcccgccgggcCCAGGCTCCGTCCCGCCGGCTGCGGCCGCCGCTCTGCGGCCGCCCCGCACGGTGAGAAGTGCCGGTTCTGCTGAGGTGCGgcttctttctgtgcttaaTGGCGCCAGCTGTGAGCGTGATCACTCATTAATTAAACGTTCCGTAAGATCCGACgcgaggttttttttttcctgtagactAGAGAGGACTCGTGTTGCACAGAGGTTGAGTTCAGAGCTCTGGGAGTTGCCAGGGAAAGAtcctctcttttcctcatttccttttctcattttctttcctctcctttcttttcctttcctctcttttcccttttctcctttccttttctcctttcctttcctctcctttccctttccttttcccttttctcctttccttttctcccttttctcacttcctcccctttccttttcccctttcctttccttctctttatcgcttaagtttatttttttaatagagctCCTAACCTTTTAGACTCTGTACACACATAAAATTTGGCCCCGACAAGGGGGTGCCTGTCGTGTCCAGCAACCATCGCAGTTCCCAGGGCGAGCgcgtttctctcttttttcttaatcctAAGAAAATCCAGACAGGTTCAAAACAGAACATACCTGTTGTTTTACTCACCTTTAAGCAAATATTGGATGGTCCGATCTGGGTCCCCTGTTTGTAACCAGGAAGTAGAAATAGATACAACGAGCAGAAACAGAAGACGTGTCGCGTTGTCAAATCACATTACGTTTTTAACTTAAACCCCTTGAGTTCCAAAACTACCTGCAAACTTCTCAACTTAAGGAATATCCGCTGTATTATCTCTGAACCTTCCAGGCACCGAAGTTCACGCGTGTTCCCATTTTTCTCTGGAGTCGTCAGCTTGAAAACTCCACTTTGTCCTTCACAACCTGGGGGGTATGAAGGCGATTGGGACGGCGCTTTGTGCCGCGGGGATCGTCGCCGCGCTCCTGGCTTTCTTCTGGAAAGACCCTTTCGACCCAGGTAGGCTCAGCAGGGGGGTCATTCCAAACCGCAACATCGGGCGCATTAGAGAAGAGGTTGAATTTCCAAGCTCTGACGGGTGCTCTTGTTCCTGCCCATAGTCTCAGCAGGCGGGGTGGCCCCAGGAATAAAGAGGAGCTTGAAACGAAGAGGAAGACAAAATGGTGTAACAGCATtcacaagggaaagaaaattacatgTACTTTGCCACtgccttcctcttttttcttttgattacAAACTCCTCGGGGTCCAGAACCACCTTTATAGCTGCGCAGTGCAGGCACGAGGGGGCCGGGGTGTCTCCAAACCGACAGCAAATGATAAGTTGCATGCGGGAGGCAGGAGCCCCAGAGCCAGGTTTATGTCGTGCAGCTTTTTATAAGGTGAAAACCAACTTCGTCCTTGAAAGATACTGGTCTGGGAAGCCAGGCAGAGGGCGTGTGGCACGGCTGGCTTGGGTGTAACGTccacaaaaagaaatttaaaattttatttaatttttttcaaaaaattttttagaattattttcgGCCTAGCAAGAATTGGAAGGTATTTTTAATCTCATGGCTTCTCAAGGTCAATCCTACCTCTTTTAGTTTTAGAGAAGCATCGAGACTTCTCAGCACTCACACCTTTCTGCTTTAGAGCTCGGCCAGTCGTTGAGggcagcacttctgctgcttccttcCCTTATTTCTGTACCTTTTGTTCTCGTTCCCATAAACAAGAGCGCTTGTCGGGTGCCCGCGTTCTCCTGACTGGAGCCAGCGCTGGGATTGGGGAGCAGATGGCGTATCATTATTCCCGATTTGGTGCTGAGATCGTTTTGACTGCGAGGAGGGAAGCCGTGCTGCAGAAGGTAAGAACAactttgtatatatatttccaGGGTAGATTGAAACTGCATCCTTCTAAGAGTTACCTCTATTTAACTGTCCAGTTAAACAAAGTCTGGATGCACAACCAGCTCCCCATGGGCTGAATAGCTGTAGATTTAAAATTAAGGTGTCTCTGCCCAGAATTGACTTTCACTGACTGTAGTGCTGGGAAAAACCAGTGCCTTACAGTGCTCTTATTTCCAGTCTTTCCCCCCACACTCCGTACTGTTTAATCTTTGGATGTGTGTTCATTTTCAAGGTGGCGAAGAAATGCCAGACGCTtggagcaaagaaaatattttatatccCTGCAGATATGTCTTCCCCTTCAGAGCCCGAAAGGGTGGTTCGGTTTGCTGTGCAAAACCTGGGtaagcggaaaaaaaaaatgacatactAAGGAGAGAGAACAAACTTTGCATTATTTGATGTCTTAATTACTTCATTATGCTCTTGGTTTTCCTGATGCGGGTGTGCAAGTGTGTGCTGTGGCCTGGATGACCCGCCAGTCCGGCAGCCATCAATTCAGACCTTTCTTTTAAAccttctgctgtttctgctgatGCTTTTGCACATAATTTTGCTGTTACAAATAACTTCGGAAACAGTGTACCACCAGAAGTCTGCATACCCTAAACCATCACTTTGGAGAGCTGCCGTCAAAGAACAGCTTTCCTTCCAGGCTGAGCCTTGAGGAGCAGGCAAAGCTGCTCCCAGATGGACATATTTAATATATCTTCACGGTAAAGCACTTCCCAGCCTTCTGAGGGGTGGCTGCTTGGTCCAGCCCCCCTGCTGCATTTCGGAGTCCCTTGGTTAGGGGACGGCCTCgcttcagctgctttttctcctgtctACAGGGGGACTGGATTACCTGGTGCTCAACCACATCGGTGGGACTCGTTTCCAGATGTGGGATGGAGATGTGGAATACACTCGCCGGCTCATGCAGGTGAAATGGCTTATAAACAGCTCGTTGGCTCCCGTAAAGAAATCCGTATGTTAAAGCCCAGGAATAACCTTTGTTCTGACTCTCCTCCATCGCTTTTTCTGGAATCGGAAAGGCTGATGGGTGCAACgtttgtccccatccccacagatATTATTCTTTTCACTCGATGtttgaaaaagcaaacccaAGCCATGCTCCTTTCCATTTCTGACCACTTTACTGGCTTTCTGGCTCATGCTGACCTTCCTTCTGAACCCTTttgcttcttccatttctacTTTTGTCATTCCAGGTGAATTTCTTCAGTTACGTGGCGCTCGCAACGGCAGCTCTTCACACCCTGGAGAAGAGCAACGGCTCCCTGGTGGTTGTTTCCTCCCTCACAGGTCAGTGTCTTTAATTGGCCTTGTGGAAACGATGGTTCCCAGCACGTCGTGGTTCTCCGTGTCCTTCAGCACGTTCTCAAGCTGTGCGTTTtggagcagccagcaggacGGTGCCTGCCTGGCCTTCTTGTTTTCTGGAAGACCTTCTGTGTTGCACCATTTTGCATTCCCTTGGAACTTTGCTCTTCCCTCACCAAATGCCCACTGCATGTGTTTGCATGTGATGGGAGAAGGGAATTCTGCAGGTGGATCATCGCATTGGGCTTTTTAGCCCAGCGTGTGACCTGGTTACTGTGTCAGAAAAAATTTCCTCCCCTTATCCACATATGTGGTGGCTCTTGTGCTGGGATGTGCTCACACAAAGTGGTGTAATTTTCtaagtgtctgtgtgtgactagaaagaggaaaatgcacCCAAACAGAACACGGGTTGATGCGGGATGGCAAAGCCTCTGTCTCTGCCCAGATTTCCTCTCCTTACAGCCACTTTTTCCTGGTGGTTTTcgttctctctttttcctctccaggaCGAATACCCACTCCCTTCACCACTTCTTATTCTGCCACCAAGTTCGCACTGGACGGATTCTTCGGCTCGCTGCGCCATGAGCTCACCATGCAGAAGAGAAAAGTCTCAGTCACCCTGTGCATCCTCGGCCTGATCGACACTGACACGGCGTTAGAGAACACCAGGTGTGTATTTGGAGGGTACAGGAGTCTGGGAGGGAGCGTGTCTGCAGCAACGCCTCTTTTTGAGAGCGTGCAAAAAAAGAAACGCACGGCAACTGCATTTCAGATGGTGTGCGCATCTGTTTGGATGTGCAGGCGTGCACAGCCCTGTAGGACTCAGTCTGCGCACTTCAAACCACACCAAGGACTGACCGGCTTTGCATGATCCCGTTTCCTTCCAGGGGCAAAGTGTACCTGACGGCTTCTCCCGCTCCCGAAGCCGCGCTCGCCATCGTCCGAGGGGGAGCCGTGCGGGTGCAGGAGCTTTTCTACCCGTGGTGGCTGCAGCACGTGTGCCGGCTCTGGGTTTTGTTCCCGAGTAACCGGGACCAGGTTTTACAGAGCTACTACAACTACAGCGGTCCGTAAGGGACGCTCAGTCTCCCCTCCCATCCTGCATCCCTTCTCATCGCATTCCCCCCGTCCCACTGAGCATCCCGTTCAGCCGCCGCTGTCGAGCTGGAGCGGGTGACAAAGGAACCTTCTCTCTTTTCGTGAGACTCTTCTTGGTCTGTGTCTCCTCCCGCTCCAGCCGCAGAGCTGGTATTTCCACCCGTCATTCAGATCTCCCCGCTGTTCCCATCTCAGCGCCCACATCTCCTCACCTGCTTTTGCCTCCCCCGGCTCCTCCGCGCCAGCTCTAACCTCTGTCTCTACAGGACATCCTGGAATGTCAGAACATTCCCGGGACTCCACTGCTTCGTTGTGTGGATTCTGCGAACCTTCTTGCTTCCTATAAATAGAATTTTAATCtctattttaattaaactaTTTTGTAATGTGTTGGTGTTGCATGTTGAAGTTTCCTTTGTCTTCAAGCGTAAGCTTCACCTAAAAGCAGCTGCAACTAATGCAAGAAGTAAAATCCCAGTTACTCAGCAAGTAAaacttttattaaataaatttaagattttttttgacCAGAGTGAGGAGTTTGACATTGACGAAACTTGTATCGTACCTGTAACATTGTACAGTCACATCAGTAATTGCGATGGAAGAAACTGCTTGTTTTAAACCAGCTTGACCTAGAATTTCCTaagtcgtcttttttttttttcccattttgcatttgttggtctttttttttttttttccaaaattagaTTAAGTTTAAACTTCATGAAATTACTTGTAGCAGAAATAAAGTACATTGTACAAATCACATACATAATAGATGTTAAGTATAAAAATGGTATTTACAATACGTAAACATGGACTATAGAAACACACAGACTCGCGCAGCTTCACCCATCGCTCATCGACTCAGCATCGGATGCAGAGGGTGGTTGAGATGTGAAGGTACTTAAAGAAACTGCCGCAAACATCCGAACAaagggcagctggggggggagctggctgaggttcTCTGAATTCCCCCCTCTTGCTTCACTAGCAATTGCatcaaccttttttttcccaccgACCCTCTGACCCTATTtaagcacagacacacacacgcacacacaaggGAATGTTCTCGGTACATTACCAAACTCTGGAATATTGAAACTAATGACGCAGAAGGGTTGTggggctggtttgttttttatgtggttttgtttctttctttccttattttagtAGAAACCTAAAGAGACTGTTTCAAGTTGTTAAAGGGATGTGCCTTGTCAGTACgacaccccccacccccagggaTCTTTGTTAAATCAAGCTCTGAACTATGTTCTGTGTTTcagtgtatgt is a window of Caloenas nicobarica isolate bCalNic1 chromosome 27, bCalNic1.hap1, whole genome shotgun sequence DNA encoding:
- the MICOS13 gene encoding MICOS complex subunit MIC13 isoform X2 → MAARLFPAVKFVVKGGVAGAAVFVVYEQGLLGSGAQGAEALQKARAALPPAVQEWTNYIGWELPPTPKLDFSPSDSWNKGVQTVMSALSVAPTRACEYSVEGWKYVKDLVK
- the MICOS13 gene encoding MICOS complex subunit MIC13 isoform X1, with product MSVCLLTAAGTGGLVRAAGTQLPAGNPGRGSPCRAGPAAPAALGGRGSWGSRTSLTEKSLFPKIIVKAWIFCLASLDGGTCHMFCNCISAVGQVFVVKGGVAGAAVFVVYEQGLLGSGAQGAEALQKARAALPPAVQEWTNYIGWELPPTPKLDFSPSDSWNKGVQTVMSALSVAPTRACEYSVEGWKYVKDLVK
- the HSD11B1L gene encoding hydroxysteroid 11-beta-dehydrogenase 1-like protein yields the protein MKAIGTALCAAGIVAALLAFFWKDPFDPERLSGARVLLTGASAGIGEQMAYHYSRFGAEIVLTARREAVLQKVAKKCQTLGAKKIFYIPADMSSPSEPERVVRFAVQNLGGLDYLVLNHIGGTRFQMWDGDVEYTRRLMQVNFFSYVALATAALHTLEKSNGSLVVVSSLTGRIPTPFTTSYSATKFALDGFFGSLRHELTMQKRKVSVTLCILGLIDTDTALENTRGKVYLTASPAPEAALAIVRGGAVRVQELFYPWWLQHVCRLWVLFPSNRDQVLQSYYNYSGP